In Palaemon carinicauda isolate YSFRI2023 chromosome 18, ASM3689809v2, whole genome shotgun sequence, a genomic segment contains:
- the LOC137657375 gene encoding uncharacterized protein → MASAKRSATREMAITKRSTTREMASAIRSATREVASVKRSATREIAIVKRSATREVASVKRSATREISAKRSATREIASAIWSATREIASAIWSATREMASAIWYTTREMASAIWYTTREMASAIWSTTSEMAIAKRSATREMASAIWSATREMACAIRSATREMTSVKRSATREVASVKRSATREITSVKRFATREIASAIWSATREMASAIWSTPIEMASAIWSTTNEMAIAKRSATREMAIAIWSATREMACAIRSATREMACAIRSATREMISAIRSTTREMGSAIRSATREMACAIWSATREMACGIRSATREIASAIRFATRGTAKAVQSAIQPAR, encoded by the coding sequence ATGGCAAGTGCCAAACGGTCTGCCACCAGAGAAATGGCAATTACCAAACGGTCTACCACCAGAGAAATGGCAAGTGCCATACGATCTGCCACCAGAGAAGTGGCAAGTGTCAAACGGTCTGCCACCAGAGAAATAGCAATTGTCAAACGGTCTGCCACCAGAGAAGTGGCAAGTGTCAAACGGTCTGCAACCAGAGAAATAAGTGCCAAACGGTCTGCAACCAGAGAAATAGCAAGTGCCATATGGTCTGCCACCAGAGAAATAGCAAGTGCCATATGGTCTGCCACCAGAGAAATGGCAAGTGCCATATGGTATACCACCAGAGAAATGGCAAGTGCCATATGGTATACCACCAGAGAAATGGCAAGTGCCATATGGTCTACCACCAGTGAAATGGCAATTGCCAAACGGTCTGCCACCAGAGAAATGGCAAGTGCCATATGGTCTGCCACCAGAGAAATGGCATGTGCCATACGGTCAGCCACCAGAGAAATGACAAGTGTCAAACGGTCTGCCACCAGAGAAGTGGCAAGTGTCAAACGGTCTGCAACCAGAGAAATAACAAGTGTCAAACGGTTTGCAACCAGAGAAATAGCAAGTGCCATATGGTCTGCCACCAGAGAAATGGCAAGTGCCATATGGTCTACCCCCATAGAAATGGCAAGTGCCATATGGTCTACCACCAATGAAATGGCAATTGCCAAACGGTCTGCCACCAGAGAAATGGCAATTGCCATATGGTCTGCCACCAGAGAAATGGCATGTGCCATACGGTCAGCCACCAGAGAAATGGCATGTGCCATACGGTCAGCCACCAGAGAAATGATAAGTGCCATACGGTCTACCACCAGAGAAATGGGAAGTGCCATACGGTCTGCTACCAGAGAAATGGCATGTGCCATATGGTCTGCCACCAGAGAAATGGCATGTGGCATACGGTCTGCCACCAGAGAAATTGCAAGTGCAATACGGTTTGCCACCAGAGGAACAGCTAAGGCTGTGCAGTCGGCCATTCAACCGGCAAGATAG